AAGAAAGACACAACAAGAAGCTCACCACAACCAGCTCTGACCACAACGAAGAACCAGACGCACAGCTCATATCGGATCCCGAGGTCATACAGGAGATGCATCCAAATCTCAACAAATTTGCCTACACTCCAAACCATGCACGCGGGACCCATCTCGGCGAGGCATCAAGGCCAACACCAGAGACTAACTTGGCAGGAAAGTGGGGCACCTCAGAGAGGCATTGGCTAACCGCAGCACTGAGCACAAGGACTGAGTAACACATGTTTAATTTAACTTTACTAGCATGTTtcctttattttatgttgttCTCCTAGAGAGACTTTAGCCTGATTTACCTGGGGAGCCTCCCTCGGGGATTTTTTCTCAAATACAGTGCCTAGACTAATCTATAGTCTAACCCTAACCGGCACAGTCTAAGTTACGTTTGCAACCAGCTTAAATGTAATTATACCGAAAGCGCCTAATGTGTCCAAAATTGTGATATTGTTTTTTGATGATGAGGCTCTCTTAACTAGTAGCCGGTGTTGAGGCGCTAAAACTCTCATCTCACTCACCTGACGACATACTATAGGCGATAGCTTTAAGATTGCCTCGCACCTATTATACGTACAGAATGCCATAGCTAGCGATGTGTTCCCGCTTCACCATGTTTTTCCCTGCCTTTGCCTTAACTTTGCGGGCTAATAACACATTCGCAACTCAAGCCATGTAAGCATGGTCCTTTAAGCATAGTATGGCAAAAAGCAAGCATGGTAAAACTTATAACGCTGCAATGTATACATGGATATAGGCACCTACCTGCCATAAGCATGGAATTAGCAAACATACAGCACTACGAGTCCCAACCCTGCAGCATATAGCCTATTTGCATGTACCTGAAAATGCTGTAAACTCTTAACCCTACACTTAGCTTATATGCACACACCAGTTTGTGACACAGCATACTAATACCATAACCAGATAGTAAAGCACTGATATACTGTGTTCTGAGCATACCTAAGCACCCTAAGCGACGAAAACATATATTGTTTAGCACCCACCCTACccctatataaaaaatgtgccagATTTAACTTGTACCTTTATGTTCAACTGTTAAGTATcagctggaggattgcctttggggtacctcacatgctTCTGTTcaaagcttatgcactacaaaaataaagaattaaaaaaaaaaaaaaaaaaggcattgggCAAGTCCTATTTGGACCCTGTAccttttaaaacaccataaaacctgtacatggggggtattgttatactcgggagacttcgctgaacgcaAATATGAGTGCTTACAACAGTAAAACAGATCACgatgatgatatcaccagtaaaagtgcaatttttgtgtaaaaaaaaaatcaaatatgaacgctaaatttggcaagcgtttgtggctaagtggctactacaaaagactggacataccccattttgaataccgtgggttgactacttttacaaatggtatgccacgatggggttaattttcattcctgggttgCTATACGGTctgaaaggcaacataggcccagcaaaccaatcctgcaaatttcaatgtgcaaacatttgACCCCTGAAAGTttacaaaaacccataaaacctgtacattgggggcactgttgtactagggagatgttgctgaacacatattggggtgtactTTGTTAGTAACACAtagcaggaactgagaatccatgcctaaagtacaatgtgagagaaaaataacaaataaatgactacccaaaaggttgacaaagactggtggtagaattagtgcatggaaagtgttaaaataccaccatttgaaatacactagggtgtatacttttcaaaataatatggtttgatgggggtaaattacattgttcGGCttcaaatgtcccaaataggacatgggtgcatgatgacctgctgagaaaattccaagttggcaAACTGGAATACGCACCCTCCAAATACGGTCTTTTAGCCCTCAGAGAACCCGACctacctatacatggggggtatcactgtactcagtagatgttgctgaatacatattggggtgctttttggcagtaacccttaaagttctccgtacacgtattcttaaattgctatgtgcgtaaaataaaatcaccaattTTATGGGTGCATGAAAAGAGCCAAGATACCCcgggtttaataccttaggttgtcttctttttaaaaaagatatacatgtgaagggttattcagggattcctgacagatttcgatgttacaatgtaacttcattttgaaaggaaaaaaaaaatggtttggaaatagcaaagcgctacttgtacttattgccctataactttccaaaacaagctaataacatgttaacattgCTCATTTCTATACTCAGGCCAAAATTTAGAAAGTATTTAGCGTAATATCCTTACTTTTGTCTTTATTCTCAAAAAGTCTCTTAAAGGTTAATTTTCTTATGGTtacatttgtattatttgtattgtgAACACTTGCATGATAATTAAGGAAGCCTTTGTGAgacaaacatttcccacattcagaacatgaaaatggtttctctcctgtgtgaatgtGGAGATGTGACTTAAGAGTTGACATTTGAGTGAAACATTTCCCACACTCAGAGCAGGAGAAGGGTTTCTTTACAGGATGAATCCATACATGGCAATAAGCTCTGTATATGTACAAAAAGTTTTCCTACACTCAGAGCAAGAGGAAAGGTTTCTCTCCACTATGAATCCGTTCATGGACAATAAGATTTGGCTTTCTAGTGAAACATTTCCCACACTCAGAGcaggagaaaggtttctctccacTATGAATCCGTGTATGGGCAACAAGAGTTGATTTATGACGGAAACATTTCCCACACTCAGAGcaggagaaaggtttctctccacTATGAATCTGTTTATGGGCAACAAGATTTGATTTATCACTGAAACATTTCCCACACTCAGAGcaggagaaaggtttctctccacTATGAATCCGCTTATGGGCAACAAGCTTGGATTTTTCAcagaaacatttcccacattcagaacatgaaaatgGCTTAATTCCTGTGTGAATCTTTAGATGTGccttaaagttgtttttttgagTGAAACATTTCCCACACTCAGAGCAGGAGAAAAGTTTATCTCCACTATGAATCCGTTCATGGGCAACAAGAGTTGATTTAAGagtgaaacatttcccacattcagaacatgaaaatgGCTTAATTCCTGTGTGAACACTGAGATGTGCATTCAAGTTGTATCTTTGAGTGAAACATTTCccgcattcagaacatgaaaatgCTTTTTCTCCTGTGTGGCTCCTAAAATGAAGCTTAAGAGCGGTAACGGTTTGAAAGCATTTCTCACATTCAGAACAAGAATGTTTTTGCTTTTCCCCACTGTGTATGAAATTACATTTGGGAAGAGAGTTGGTCTGAATATGTTTTTCAAGTTCAATACGGGAACGTGATTTAGATCCTTGGTGAGTATTGCAAATTCCAATAGTGTGTGATTTTGATTGAAAGCACCGATGTCCCATGAAGTTTGTTTTACAGGTGAATGTTtctccacattcagaacaagtCACGTTCTTCCCTTCACGAAATCTCTGatatttcatttgatttaaaattGTGAGTGAAACTTTTGTACCATCATAGTTATTGGTATCCATTTTGTATAGTCTCACAGGATCACAAGCAGAGGTTTGAATGTCCAGATCCCTGAGATTTCCTTCTTCACACGAGACTGGATGCTCCGTAACAGGAGTAGATGGATATTCTGTCTGTGTAGGCTCTGTGGGCATATAAATTTCAGTTTCTGTGAGATTCCTTTCTTCACATGGGACTAGACCTTCCTCAATATGAGTAGATGGATATTCTGAAGGTTCTGTGGGTGTAATAATGCCAGTGTTTGTGAGATTTCCTTCTTTACACGAAGCTGAATCCTCCGTGATGGACGTAGATGGATATTCACATAAAGCCAATTCCTCCTTAATATGTGTAGATGGACACTGTGCCAGCTCTGGGGGTCTGTAAATGTCAGTTTCTGTGAGATTTCCTTCTTCACATGAGAGTGGATCTTCCTTAATATGAGTAGATAGATATTCTGTCTGTTCTATGGGTGTacacatgtcagtgtgtgtgagatccCCTTCTTCACATGAGGTtggttcctccttaatatgaGTAGATGGATATTCCGTGTTTACTGTGGATTTTGTTTGTGAACATTCTTTCAGTGAGTAAATCTCTCCATCTGGTAGATTTCTTTCTTCATATAAAGCTGTTTCAGATTTCACAGATTCACTTGGTCTCTTACTTAGTTCATTAAATGTCACAGAATTTCCTCCCTGATCATCTGCGACTCTACCTTCAGTCACACGATTCGCTGACAGAACATCGATGGGTAAATCATCTGTTTCACTTGCGTTTAGAGAGCCATCTGATGGAAAGAAAAGAAATAGAATTACAAACCTTCCTTTTTTCTCTCTCGCATTGTGAGTACTGTAAATACACTACAAGGTAAATGATCCAGGATGTGATGGTAAAATATtggtgttttaatgtaactgggtAAATATATTCAGAATCAGAATTTTACCTACAGTCTATGACAGGTGTAGTCACCCTTCCGCACTCCAGAGGTTATGGACCACATCTCCCAAAAtgatcttacagccataatgctttaCTTTGTCTGTGAGATGAATAACTAACAATACACGAAAACAAAACAAGTGactatattttgtttaaatatgaGGATATGTCTGTAGGGTCAAGACACATGAAGAGTAAGATGCATAGTTAATCACTGTGCCCTTTTGAGTCAGATAATGTATCTATGTCTATAAATCTCTCCCCACTGGTTTCTTTAATGGTGTTTCCGATGGATACAATCTATCGTCACTCACCATGGGTCAGTGTTTATTACTTGATATAAATAtcataacagtgctctgtgtaaaaaAGACGCTTAATAATATGTGTCAGTCCAAAATGAATAGGCCGCTACAACACTATTGTGGGTATCACCCTCACCCATCAATAAAGCaggcagaataaaaaataaaaagatacaccACCAGCCGCTAATGCGGAACGCTacacaaatatgtaaatacaacAAATAGGAAATGTGAGAGAATAGTCCCCAAGAAAAAAGGAACACGGAGACTAAATCTCAAACAGTTACCTACACTAGTAATTTCATTCTTCCTTGTAGTAGTAGAATTAAAAACTGATATAGTCTTTATTAGCTTAAAGTACACCACATAAAACACGCATAGATAAATAAGGTGAATACGGGGGCGGGCCTGACACTCAAGGTGGCCGGACAAGCTTTGTAGTAGCTCCGGCTCTCTACACACTATTTTAGGACTTGATGGCTCCTGAGTGACGCAGAAATCCCCTTACCTCGCCAGCAGACTGACAGTATACTTACCTGTACCGTTTGCTGTACAAATCAACTAGGTCCGATGGGCTATTATCTCGACTCTGATGTGCGGCCTACAGTGCCCGGGGACTGGGGGAAGCGGGCGATCTCCCGGTCAGTACAATTGGCAAAAGCTTCTCAATAGCCCCGTTCCCCCCCGTGGGCCGTTGAGGGATATCCCGACCCCCACTAGAGTGCAGACCTGCTTGCAGTCATACCATCAAACGGGGCCCGCAAAGCTAATACCCTACCGCGTGcaccccaagatggccgccagaaaGAGGCTTCCCACGCAACAACCACTCGCAACAGGGGCCTTGTATGAGGAACGTCTGGCCAAAGAGAATCTGGATGAAATTCTGGCACTCAATCGAACTTCGAGCAGCAACTCGTCCTGTGAAAGCAGGGGCCCAGACTGACCCAACAAGAGACCAGGTGAAGGCATGGCCTGCTGAGAGAAGCCTAGCAGTCTTGGAGCCGACATTGCGGAAGAGTAGGAAACTTCTGGGAAAGGCATATGCCTGCCAAGAGCCCAATCCCGAGGCGGCCCGTCATTATCCTAGATTGCAGCCTAAAAAGGGGCATCCCCTTAAGCACTGCCTACCTGCTCTGAAGACTGACTCCTATCCTGATGGAAAGCATTCTAGCAGAGGATTCCAAGCGAAGGGTTGGATCACAGTCACCGGCTGAACCTGTGAGTTTGCAGCACTAGACTGTGCAGGAGCAAGGGTCTGGTGGGGAGCCGCGCtatgggcagtggtgtatcctggttttgtgctgccctaggcaggacaaaactcaggcaccccgcgccacccccacccacctttcccccggcccctcattctaaatacacacacacacacattcactgacagatacgcatacactagctaacagaaacacacactcgctaacagaaacacacacacactaacagacacacattcactcactagcagacacaaactagcagacacacacactcacaggcaaacacacacactaacagacacacacacactcacaggcaaacacactaacagacacacagacacacactaacagacacacactaacagacacacactcactaactaacaaacacacactaacagacacacactaatagacacacactaacagacacacactaacagacacacactaacagacacacactaacagacacacactaacagacacacactaacagacacacactaacagacacacactaacagacacacactaacagacacacactaacagacacacactaacagacacacactaacagacacactcactcactagcagacaaactagcagacacaaactagcagacacaaactagcagacacaaactagcagacacacacactcacaggcaaacacacactaacagagacacacacacacacacacacacactaacaaacacacacagtcagacacacacacacactaacaaacacacacagtcagacacacacatactaacagacacacacagtcagacacactaacagacacacacacacacacattaacacgtttttaaaaatgtatttaaacacccccccttaacctttgggaatgctgggggggggggggggggaggtgtctcttcctccctggaggTCCAGTGGCTGTTGGGCtaacggcactggcgggcggtcgggcagcgctggcggggcggctggcgagggagcacttcctctgagctgtctgctcagctccctcatgcgcctcagagtgaggctgggagctggaatatgacggcccaccagcgccgcccaaccgcccagcagcccgccggcagcccagcatgtctgttagccgcaaggctaacaagacatttgccttgggcatttgggggggcggctttttttgccactcCCTGGAAAatgcgcccaaggcaaatgccttgtttgcctcgcggctaatacgcccctggctatGGGACTCTAGTTTCTACTCACTTTGAGGCAGATATTGTGGGCATGGGGTAAATCAATATCATCTCCCTATTATCTGTGGTCCAAAGGGCATTGGCTGAACCACTTTACGAGGGAGCATTACTTACCTCGACATGTTTCATATATGCCtctctatacattttatattcttttccaATCTCTGACTGACCTAATAGAATTGTGATTTTACTTATCTACTATTTGCATAATGCATGATTATTACTTGTTTCATATAAttatcaaaaatagaaaaaaaagggcaGCTCAACTTGACATAATGTTGTAACCATATGTCCTTTACCCTTATGCAAACATATAATTTGACAATGCCTACTCGTGTACAAGCAAATGCACATCAaagataaagaatgtcaaaataaataaatacattattaaggtgaataaaaaaaaaaaaagatccctcTATGCTATTTACTATGTTTTTATGTAGTTGTTCACTTTTTATACAATATAAGGGGGTGGGACGGGAggagtgaccactaaagggggtgggggaagaggagagaccactaaatgagggggagagaggagagaccactaaaaggggggggagaggagagaccactaaagggggaggagtgaccactaaagggggggtaaGCACTAAAGAAGAcaactaaagggggggggggagaggagagaaccactaagggggtggaaaGAGAGACCacgggggggagggagaagagaccACAAGGGGATAGGGAAGAgataccactaagggacagggggcagggaAGAGCTCTAAGGACAGAGGGGACAGCtctaagggaggggaggagagagaacactaagggacagaggtgTAGGGGAAAACACGAAGGGACAGTGGGGCCGGGGAGT
The DNA window shown above is from Pelobates fuscus isolate aPelFus1 chromosome 10, aPelFus1.pri, whole genome shotgun sequence and carries:
- the LOC134575199 gene encoding gastrula zinc finger protein XlCGF26.1-like isoform X1 yields the protein MCTPIEQTEYLSTHIKEDPLSCEEGNLTETDIYRPPELAQCPSTHIKEELALCEYPSTSITEDSASCKEGNLTNTGIITPTEPSEYPSTHIEEGLVPCEERNLTETEIYMPTEPTQTEYPSTPVTEHPVSCEEGNLRDLDIQTSACDPVRLYKMDTNNYDGTKVSLTILNQMKYQRFREGKNVTCSECGETFTCKTNFMGHRCFQSKSHTIGICNTHQGSKSRSRIELEKHIQTNSLPKCNFIHSGEKQKHSCSECEKCFQTVTALKLHFRSHTGEKAFSCSECGKCFTQRYNLNAHLSVHTGIKPFSCSECGKCFTLKSTLVAHERIHSGDKLFSCSECGKCFTQKNNFKAHLKIHTGIKPFSCSECGKCFCEKSKLVAHKRIHSGEKPFSCSECGKCFSDKSNLVAHKQIHSGEKPFSCSECGKCFRHKSTLVAHTRIHSGEKPFSCSECGKCFTRKPNLIVHERIHSGEKPFSCSECGKCFTQKSNFYTHLRIHTGEKPYSCSECGHCFSHKSRLITHKRIHSGEKPFSCSECGKCFNLKGNLNKHLMIHTGEKPFPCSECGKCFSRKNKRDSHMRIHTGEKPFSCSECGKHFSHKRNIDRHVMIHRRETICML